The following coding sequences lie in one Bacteroidota bacterium genomic window:
- the pepE gene encoding dipeptidase PepE, with protein sequence MKLLLISNSTNPGEAYLGWPRPFIADFLKKYEIGKVLFIPYAGVGLSTQSLKKSYDVYEERVAGVFAEFGCEVESVHHHHDAAAAVSNAACVVVGGGNTFHLVAEMHKHKLMDPIRKRVLDGMPFMGWSAGANVACPTLRTTNDMPIIQPESFNCLNLVPFQINPHYLDAHPAGHGGETRQQRIEEFLVINRNVKVVGLREASLLEVQGLEMKLLGHKPMRLFQFGLEPEEFEVGSDLSFLLHA encoded by the coding sequence ATGAAACTATTATTGATTAGTAATTCCACAAATCCGGGTGAGGCTTACCTGGGATGGCCCAGGCCGTTTATTGCCGATTTTCTGAAGAAGTATGAAATCGGCAAGGTGCTTTTTATTCCTTACGCAGGGGTTGGTCTCTCCACACAGAGTCTGAAAAAATCCTATGATGTGTATGAGGAGCGTGTAGCGGGTGTGTTTGCAGAGTTCGGATGCGAGGTGGAATCGGTGCACCATCATCACGATGCAGCTGCAGCGGTATCAAATGCCGCCTGTGTGGTTGTTGGCGGAGGCAACACTTTTCACCTTGTGGCCGAGATGCATAAGCACAAACTCATGGATCCCATCCGGAAGCGTGTGCTCGATGGCATGCCTTTCATGGGGTGGAGCGCCGGAGCCAATGTGGCTTGTCCTACCCTGCGCACAACCAACGATATGCCCATCATTCAGCCGGAAAGCTTTAACTGCCTGAATCTGGTGCCATTTCAAATCAACCCGCACTACCTCGATGCGCATCCAGCAGGGCATGGAGGCGAAACCCGCCAGCAGCGCATCGAAGAGTTTCTGGTAATCAACCGGAATGTAAAAGTGGTGGGGCTGCGTGAGGCCAGCCTACTCGAAGTTCAAGGCCTTGAGATGAAGCTACTGGGCCACAAACCCATGCGTTTGTTCCAGTTCGGACTCGAACCCGAAGAATTTGAAGTGGGAAGCGACCTGAGCTTTTTGCTTCACGCTTAA
- a CDS encoding response regulator produces the protein MTAGSLPFKILLVEDNQLNQKFAVAVLHKLGCKVDVAENGRVGLEMFKQNKYDLILMDIQMPEMNGIEATIAIRQIEALEGKGRHIPIIAVTAFALEQDRKNCADAGMDDFLAKPYKPHEIEEKLRSVAQRFGLL, from the coding sequence ATGACTGCAGGCTCACTACCCTTTAAAATCTTACTGGTTGAGGATAACCAACTTAATCAAAAATTTGCGGTTGCCGTATTACATAAGCTGGGCTGCAAGGTTGATGTAGCAGAAAACGGCAGGGTTGGGCTGGAAATGTTCAAGCAAAACAAATACGACCTCATTCTGATGGACATTCAGATGCCTGAGATGAATGGCATTGAAGCAACCATAGCAATCAGGCAGATCGAAGCGCTGGAAGGTAAGGGACGGCACATTCCCATCATTGCTGTCACAGCATTTGCGCTGGAACAAGACCGGAAGAACTGCGCCGATGCAGGCATGGACGATTTTCTTGCCAAGCCTTACAAGCCCCACGAAATTGAGGAAAAACTCCGGTCTGTTGCCCAACGGTTTGGCCTCCTGTGA
- a CDS encoding right-handed parallel beta-helix repeat-containing protein, protein MTRSLVAIVFTILFSAFNLSVKAQKICNHTIALNTNVFDGANVAPGDTICITGGQRDYLLLRNISGTQNQPVVIVNRGGTVTINTNHFYGIKMANCRHVKLIATATVAAPYGIRIIRVANGGGISVDEMSTNVELAHIEIANTALAGIYAKTDPDCSFAATRDKFTMYNLTVRNCYLHDIEDEGLYIGSSKFTGQYLPACDTTVLPHFIHGVYVYNNIVERTGWDGIQVASSPVNCKIYNNIIRFDSQRETPNQMSGILIGGGSNCDCYNNQIFDGKGDGIDAFGFGTQKIYNNLIVRAGQTYFPGNPSYPRHGIFVGNSPDGAAAVYHLMHNTIISPKSTGVRFSNNNTTNNLVFNNIITNPGDFGTLADNAYFQNASSSVGFNIRNNIFSQRPDTLKFRNLPQDNYDLLPSSPAVNKGFNAGLNAVAFDLLNRPRPHNQGYDIGAFECQDVNASLPENFNNLNIRYFFQSGYLIVRFSGLPAGKASLMLTDAFGRVLFEQTQSVNPEAVNECVIPGFDFRNGIYFLNLRQVNLSKTIRIPYFAGQ, encoded by the coding sequence ATGACGCGTAGCCTGGTAGCTATTGTTTTTACGATTCTCTTTTCGGCATTTAACCTTTCTGTAAAGGCCCAGAAAATTTGTAATCACACCATCGCACTGAATACCAATGTGTTTGATGGTGCCAACGTGGCTCCGGGTGATACCATATGCATCACGGGCGGGCAACGCGATTACCTGCTGTTGCGCAACATCAGTGGCACACAAAATCAACCTGTCGTCATCGTCAACCGCGGAGGAACGGTAACCATCAATACCAACCACTTTTATGGGATAAAGATGGCCAATTGCAGGCACGTCAAACTTATAGCCACAGCTACAGTTGCTGCCCCATATGGCATTCGCATCATCAGGGTAGCTAACGGAGGTGGCATTTCGGTGGATGAGATGAGCACCAATGTTGAACTAGCCCACATCGAAATTGCAAACACCGCCCTGGCAGGCATTTATGCCAAAACCGACCCGGATTGCAGTTTTGCGGCCACACGCGACAAATTTACCATGTACAACCTGACTGTTCGCAATTGCTATCTGCATGATATTGAGGATGAAGGACTTTATATCGGAAGTTCGAAATTTACCGGACAATACCTGCCGGCATGCGATACAACCGTGCTCCCTCATTTTATTCATGGGGTGTATGTGTACAACAACATCGTCGAACGTACCGGATGGGACGGCATACAAGTGGCTTCAAGTCCGGTCAACTGCAAGATTTATAACAATATCATCCGCTTCGACTCACAGAGGGAAACCCCGAACCAGATGTCGGGCATCCTTATCGGTGGCGGTTCCAATTGCGACTGCTACAACAACCAGATCTTCGACGGCAAAGGCGATGGCATTGATGCCTTCGGATTTGGAACCCAAAAGATCTACAACAACCTGATTGTCAGAGCAGGTCAGACCTATTTTCCCGGAAACCCCTCCTATCCGCGGCATGGCATTTTCGTTGGCAACTCACCCGACGGGGCTGCCGCAGTGTATCACCTGATGCACAACACCATCATTTCGCCCAAAAGCACCGGCGTGCGTTTTTCCAACAATAATACTACCAACAACCTGGTTTTCAACAATATAATTACGAACCCCGGAGACTTTGGCACGCTTGCCGATAATGCGTATTTCCAAAACGCCTCCTCTTCGGTGGGCTTCAACATCCGCAACAACATCTTCAGCCAAAGACCTGATACGTTGAAATTCAGAAACCTGCCTCAGGACAATTATGACCTGCTGCCTTCCTCACCCGCAGTCAACAAGGGGTTCAATGCCGGACTGAATGCCGTTGCCTTCGACCTGCTCAATCGCCCGCGTCCTCACAATCAGGGTTACGACATAGGTGCATTTGAGTGTCAGGATGTGAACGCTTCCTTGCCGGAAAACTTCAATAATCTGAATATCAGGTACTTTTTTCAATCAGGATATTTGATTGTGAGATTTTCAGGACTGCCTGCCGGCAAAGCGAGTCTGATGCTGACAGATGCTTTTGGCCGGGTATTGTTTGAGCAGACCCAATCGGTGAACCCTGAAGCTGTCAACGAGTGTGTGATCCCGGGCTTTGACTTCCGCAATGGCATTTATTTTCTGAACCTTCGTCAAGTCAACCTCAGCAAAACAATCCGCATTCCCTACTTCGCCGGTCAATGA
- a CDS encoding response regulator — MLVAAEVRLAPGFQPALKALHAQNLNWSLLALSSPSGTGEADSALAILTEYQLFFSNKPEAARLAGEAYDRALASSAPPQSLYRTLLRYSTALEINEDYEKATNLWIRFIQRMEQNGYNELTNLGLANVIRLSLIQQDTLRASRFIKTIDSLYLKTLPEPVQFELRLQVFNEKLLAGAASFKDLEFLAGLALNDKTTRTQVNLIRLADAALASGLAAADHPLMLRILKTISELSENQDEAFPIFAQMLASRAGLIHQNALTTTLISYLEKIGQARQRLSLAMQEAVQLSRETNLARSKKSKLINLAGWLLVLLIGGGMAIVNYRIYRQFVDQSGDLRRSIGSKQEEIARLEDLESRTDEKIEEKVAERIEAIRNELETRKQIDQELQKALQEAEKANYLKNAFLANMSHEIRTPLNGILGFSVLLQNEFALNDLPELYDYAQSIERSGERLLHILNNIIDISRLEANDFEIRQEPCGLRQSLDQVLNTYKLKASEKGLKLFTDLEDCTILADPNTLPRIFNELIDNALKYTEKGFIKISAKRIPEQNKVEVRIQDTGNGIDPAYLKHIFDPFRQDSLGYTRQYQGIGLGLPLTQKLVERMGGSLEIKSEKSVGTTVILRFALTSQNTSQEKKPEKDGLSQKKFSRALVVEDDASSRIILSKILENYMPVVVAGDGDQALKTISEKLQHAEVFDLIMMDINLPAPWDGIKLREHIISNFPQYKDSVFIAQTAYAMEGDRERLLEAGFLGYLSKPISRKDLLELLNIQN; from the coding sequence TTGCTTGTTGCAGCCGAGGTGCGGCTTGCACCAGGTTTTCAGCCTGCACTTAAAGCACTGCATGCTCAAAACCTGAACTGGTCGCTGTTGGCGCTAAGCAGCCCATCGGGCACCGGGGAAGCCGACTCTGCCCTTGCCATTCTTACCGAATACCAACTTTTCTTCTCAAACAAACCTGAGGCAGCCCGGCTGGCCGGCGAGGCCTACGATCGTGCGCTGGCTTCGTCTGCACCTCCGCAAAGTCTTTATCGCACCCTACTCCGCTACAGCACCGCCCTCGAAATCAACGAGGATTACGAAAAAGCTACCAACCTGTGGATCAGATTCATACAACGTATGGAGCAAAACGGGTACAACGAGCTCACCAACCTTGGTCTGGCCAATGTCATCCGGCTATCATTGATTCAACAGGATACCCTGCGCGCCTCAAGGTTTATCAAAACTATCGACAGCTTGTATTTGAAAACCCTTCCCGAACCGGTGCAGTTCGAGCTAAGGCTGCAGGTTTTCAATGAAAAGCTGCTTGCAGGTGCAGCCAGTTTTAAAGACCTGGAGTTTCTGGCAGGGCTGGCCCTTAACGACAAAACGACCCGAACCCAGGTGAACCTGATCAGGCTTGCTGATGCTGCGCTGGCATCCGGTCTGGCAGCAGCTGATCACCCATTGATGCTCAGAATACTCAAAACAATTTCCGAATTATCTGAAAATCAAGACGAAGCATTTCCCATCTTTGCCCAAATGCTGGCTTCACGCGCTGGTTTGATACATCAAAACGCCTTGACCACCACGCTGATTTCATATCTCGAAAAGATTGGGCAAGCGAGACAAAGGCTAAGCCTGGCGATGCAAGAAGCCGTGCAACTCAGCCGGGAAACAAACCTTGCCAGAAGCAAAAAATCGAAGCTGATCAACCTCGCCGGATGGTTGCTCGTTCTGCTCATTGGTGGAGGCATGGCCATAGTGAACTACAGGATATACAGGCAGTTTGTCGATCAGTCGGGCGACCTCCGCCGGTCAATCGGGAGCAAGCAGGAAGAAATCGCCCGGCTTGAAGACCTCGAAAGTCGGACAGATGAAAAGATTGAAGAAAAGGTAGCCGAACGCATCGAAGCCATTAGAAACGAGCTGGAGACGCGGAAACAGATTGACCAGGAATTGCAAAAGGCACTGCAGGAGGCCGAAAAGGCCAACTATCTTAAAAATGCGTTCCTGGCCAACATGAGTCATGAGATCAGAACCCCGCTCAACGGCATCCTTGGTTTCTCGGTACTCCTGCAAAACGAATTTGCACTCAACGATCTGCCCGAACTGTACGACTACGCCCAGTCGATCGAACGCAGTGGCGAACGCCTGCTGCACATCCTCAACAACATCATTGACATCAGCCGCCTCGAAGCCAACGATTTCGAGATCCGTCAGGAACCTTGCGGCCTCAGGCAAAGCCTCGATCAGGTGCTCAATACTTATAAACTCAAGGCCAGCGAAAAAGGCCTCAAACTTTTCACCGACCTGGAGGATTGCACCATTCTGGCTGACCCAAACACTTTGCCGAGAATATTTAATGAGCTGATAGATAATGCGTTAAAATATACTGAGAAAGGCTTTATCAAAATCAGTGCAAAACGCATACCCGAACAAAATAAGGTGGAAGTGCGCATTCAGGATACCGGAAACGGAATCGACCCCGCCTATCTGAAACATATCTTCGACCCATTCAGGCAGGATAGCCTGGGCTATACCCGTCAATATCAGGGTATTGGGCTGGGTTTGCCCCTCACGCAAAAGCTGGTGGAGCGCATGGGAGGAAGCCTGGAAATAAAATCCGAAAAATCTGTTGGCACAACCGTCATCCTGAGGTTTGCGCTAACATCTCAAAATACATCACAGGAGAAAAAGCCTGAAAAAGATGGCCTGTCGCAGAAAAAATTCAGCCGGGCACTGGTTGTTGAAGATGATGCTTCAAGCAGGATCATCCTGAGTAAAATTCTCGAAAATTACATGCCAGTGGTAGTGGCTGGTGATGGCGACCAGGCGCTGAAAACAATAAGCGAAAAGCTTCAGCATGCTGAGGTCTTCGACCTGATTATGATGGACATCAACCTGCCTGCCCCATGGGATGGTATAAAACTCAGAGAACACATCATCAGCAACTTTCCGCAGTACAAAGACAGCGTTTTTATCGCGCAAACCGCCTATGCCATGGAGGGCGACCGTGAGCGCCTGCTGGAAGCCGGCTTTCTGGGATATCTTTCGAAACCTATCTCACGAAAAGACCTGCTTGAGTTGCTCAACATTCAAAATTAA
- a CDS encoding methyltransferase domain-containing protein, which yields METGSKRWIRTAGYALRKLKLRIKGLYYSGNTFFCPLCNRFYRKFLDGGEHHEVLIKMQVIGAGRRPNMVCPGCHSTDRDRLLHTFFCHGSDIPFPDARMLHIAPEPALYDWFMRRYREKPHNYIAGVKYHEGYYYNQSIQLLDLTALPFPDESFDLLMANHVLEHIKAEQKALSEIHRVLRPGGMAILQVPWSPLLETTIEEESEMSETDRARHFGQADHVRLYGKDYPKRLEMAGFLVERIDIQHINMDQNYLESIAINKNEIIFLANKQTIHQV from the coding sequence ATGGAAACAGGCAGCAAGAGATGGATAAGGACGGCCGGATATGCCCTTAGAAAGCTGAAACTCAGGATAAAGGGATTGTATTATTCCGGAAACACTTTTTTTTGTCCCCTCTGCAACAGGTTCTACCGCAAGTTTCTTGATGGAGGGGAACACCACGAGGTGTTGATCAAAATGCAGGTGATCGGGGCCGGACGCAGGCCAAATATGGTATGTCCGGGCTGCCATTCAACCGACCGCGACAGATTGCTCCATACTTTCTTTTGCCATGGAAGTGATATCCCGTTTCCGGATGCGCGAATGCTGCATATTGCACCCGAACCCGCGCTCTACGACTGGTTTATGAGAAGATATCGCGAAAAACCTCACAACTATATTGCAGGTGTAAAGTATCACGAAGGCTATTATTACAACCAAAGCATCCAATTGCTCGACCTTACTGCCCTGCCTTTTCCGGACGAATCGTTCGACCTGCTGATGGCCAACCATGTGCTCGAACATATCAAAGCAGAACAAAAAGCCCTGTCGGAGATTCATCGGGTGCTCCGCCCGGGAGGTATGGCCATTCTGCAGGTGCCATGGTCTCCCCTGCTCGAAACCACCATCGAAGAAGAATCGGAAATGAGCGAAACCGATCGTGCCAGGCATTTTGGACAGGCCGACCATGTGCGCCTTTATGGCAAAGACTACCCCAAACGGCTCGAAATGGCAGGTTTTTTGGTAGAACGTATTGATATTCAACACATAAACATGGATCAGAATTACCTAGAAAGTATAGCGATAAATAAAAACGAAATCATATTTTTGGCTAACAAACAAACAATTCATCAGGTCTGA